The Lagenorhynchus albirostris chromosome 6, mLagAlb1.1, whole genome shotgun sequence genome includes a window with the following:
- the FZD7 gene encoding frizzled-7: MLGPCAAPSRSPLGLCTLVIALLGALPAGAGAQQYHGEKGISVPDHGFCQPISIPLCTDIAYNQTILPNLLGHTNQEDAGLEVHQFYPLVKVQCSPELRFFLCSMYAPVCTVLDKAIPPCRSLCERARQGCEALMNKFGFQWPERLRCENFPVHGAGEICVGQNTSDGSGSAGGGPTAYPTAPYMPDLPFTALPPGAADGRGRSAFPFSCPRQLKVPPYLGYRFLGERDCGAPCEPGRANGLMYFKEEERRFARLWVGVWSVLCCASTLFTVLTYLVDMRRFSYPERPIIFLSGCYFMVAVAHVAGFLLEDRAVCVERFSDDGYRTVAQGTKKEGCTILFMVLYFFGMASSIWWVILSLTWFLAAGMKWGHEAIEANSQYFHLAAWAVPAVKTITILAMGQVDGDLLSGVCYVGLSSVDALRGFVLAPLFVYLFIGTSFLLAGFVSLFRIRTIMKHDGTKTEKLEKLMVRIGVFSVLYTVPATIVLACYFYEQAFREHWERTWLLQTCKSYAVPCPPGHFPPMSPDFTVFMIKYLMTMIVGITTGFWIWSGKTLQSWRRFYHRLSHSSKGETAV, translated from the coding sequence ATGCTGGGCCCCTGCGCGGCACCGTCGCGCTCGCCTCTGGGCCTGTGTACTCTGGTGATTGCGCTGCTGGGCGCACTGCCCGCGGGCGCCGGGGCGCAGCAGTATCACGGCGAGAAGGGCATCTCAGTGCCGGATCACGGCTTCTGCCAGCCCATCTCCATCCCACTGTGCACGGACATCGCCTACAACCAGACCATCCTGCCCAACCTGCTGGGTCACACGAACCAAGAGGATGCGGGCCTCGAGGTGCACCAGTTCTACCCGCTGGTGAAGGTGCAGTGTTCTCCCGAGCTGCGCTTCTTCCTGTGCTCCATGTACGCACCCGTGTGTACCGTGCTCGATAAGGCCATCCCGCCGTGCCGCTCTCTGTGCGAGCGTGCCCGCCAGGGCTGTGAGGCGCTCATGAACAAGTTCGGCTTCCAGTGGCCTGAGCGGCTGCGTTGCGAGAACTTCCCTGTGCACGGCGCCGGAGAGATCTGCGTGGGCCAGAACACTTCGGACGGCTCCGGCAGCGCGGGAGGCGGCCCCACCGCCTATCCCACCGCACCCTACATGCCCGACCTGCCCTTCACCGCGCTGCCTCCGGGGGCCGCTGACGGCAGGGGCCGCTCAGCCTTCCCCTTCTCGTGCCCACGCCAGCTCAAGGTACCCCCCTACCTCGGCTACCGTTTCCTGGGGGAGCGCGACTGCGGCGCCCCTTGCGAGCCGGGCCGCGCCAACGGCCTCATGTACTTTAAGGAGGAGGAGAGGCGCTTCGCCCGCCTCTGGGTGGGCGTGTGGTCAGTGCTGTGCTGCGCCTCGACGCTCTTCACCGTGCTTACCTACCTAGTGGACATGCGGCGCTTCAGCTACCCAGAGCGGCCTATCATCTTCTTATCGGGCTGCTATTTCATGGTGGCCGTGGCGCACGTGGCCGGCTTCCTGTTGGAGGACCGCGCGGTGTGCGTGGAGCGCTTCTCAGACGACGGCTACCGCACGGTGGCGCAGGGCACCAAGAAGGAAGGTTGCACCATCCTCTTCATGGTGCTCTACTTCTTCGGCATGGCCAGTTCCATCTGGTGGGTCATCCTGTCGCTCACCTGGTTCCTGGCGGCCGGCATGAAGTGGGGCCACGAGGCCATCGAGGCCAACTCGCAGTACTTCCACCTGGCCGCGTGGGCGGTGCCCGCTGTCAAGACTATCACCATCCTGGCCATGGGCCAGGTGGACGGGGACCTGCTCAGCGGGGTGTGCTACGTGGGCCTGTCCAGCGTGGACGCGCTGCGGGGCTTCGTGCTGGCGCCCCTGTTCGTCTACCTCTTCATCGGCACGTCCTTCCTGCTGGCCGGCTTCGTGTCGCTGTTCCGCATCCGCACCATCATGAAGCACGACGGCACCAAGACCGAGAAGCTGGAGAAGCTCATGGTGCGCATCGGCGTCTTCAGCGTGCTCTACACCGTGCCGGCCACCATCGTTCTGGCCTGCTACTTCTACGAGCAGGCCTTTCGCGAACACTGGGAGCGCACCTGGCTCCTGCAGACGTGCAAGAGCTACGCGGTGCCCTGCCCGCCCGGCCACTTCCCGCCCATGAGCCCCGACTTCACCGTCTTCATGATCAAGTACCTGATGACCATGATCGTAGGCATCACCACTGGCTTCTGGATCTGGTCCGGCAAGACGCTGCAGTCGTGGCGCCGCTTCTACCACAGACTCAGCCACAGCAGCAAGGGGGAGACTGCGGTATga